The DNA region GCGGAGTACTTGGGTGAATAAAATGTCGACTTTGGTTTTTTTGATGGGATAACTCCACCCGGAGGTCGCTGTTTCTTATGTAATGCCCAACTATTTCCTGACTGAATAGCCAGAATCTCATCTGGATTCGCTGCAACAGTATCTCGGCCCCAACGCCAAGTAACTTCTTTATTTCCATCAGCAATCGGCAAAAGTTTTGTTGATGTTCCAGATTTCGGCTCTACTCCTACTGTACCATCTTCATGTACATATATTGGATAAAAGAGATTTGGTCTTTTTTCTCTAGGAGCGTTTTCTCCACTGTACTTCAGATTAGCACCTTTTTTGTACCATCCGACATCATCTTCAAGCCAGTCATCAATTTCATCATCATGCAAAGGCACTTCATGTAAAAGTGCTGATCTAGCAACTTTCTCATAAACAAGTACGCTTTCATGCGTAGTGGTGAAACCTCGATTGTCGCGACTTCCTTTTAGATTAAGAACTGCTGCAAGGCATGTAATAAACATCTCAGCCCCAAATATTTCGTCCATCATCATTCTTAAATGGTGCTGCTCGTGATGGTCAATAGAAACAAAAATTACGCCATCATCGGAAAGCAATTCGCGTAGCAAATGTAGGCGCGGCCACATCATGCAGAGCCACTTGTCATGGCGTTCAAGGTCCTCACCATCGACCGGGCTGTTTTGAGCAAACCACGCTTGCATCAGAGGGCTATTCACTCGGTCATTGTACACCCAAGCCTGACTACCCGTATTATACGGAGGATCAATGTAGATGCACTTTATTCTTCCAGCGTATTTCGGGAGAAGTGCTTTTAGTGCGTGCAGGTTGTCGCCGTGGATGATGAGGTTATCGTCTAGGAACGATTTTTTGTGGGGGGGGGGGGTAAACGCGTATTAAGTGATTTTTCTGTGTCTACCTGTAGGGTGCGGACGGGGACGGTGAGGTGGTGTCCGTATATGAACTGTTTGCCTTTGAAA from Candidatus Poribacteria bacterium includes:
- a CDS encoding site-specific DNA-methyltransferase; the protein is MYNDRVNSPLMQAWFAQNSPVDGEDLERHDKWLCMMWPRLHLLRELLSDDGVIFVSIDHHEQHHLRMMMDEIFGAEMFITCLAAVLNLKGSRDNRGFTTTHESVLVYEKVARSALLHEVPLHDDEIDDWLEDDVGWYKKGANLKYSGENAPREKRPNLFYPIYVHEDGTVGVEPKSGTSTKLLPIADGNKEVTWRWGRDTVAANPDEILAIQSGNSWALHKKQRPPGGVIPSKKPKSTFYSPKYSATTATTTVKEIFDNTRTFDYPKSPHFLHDLISISGAGPNDIILDSFAGSGTTAHAVLALNKEDGGNRKFILIECEDYADTITAERVRRVINGVENATDETLQNGLGGSFTYCTLGESIDEEDMLTGENLPTYEDLAHYIAYTATGSALTSIKKRKDYCFGETNAIRFYLIYEPTLAFLESSASALDGARAEQIAKACKESGKSAYVYAPQKFISQKELTSMGITFCQLPYNIHRIADA